In a single window of the Tellurirhabdus bombi genome:
- a CDS encoding T9SS type A sorting domain-containing protein, whose protein sequence is MSNTISTKLKRLSFHTLLWCGTVFAGTAYGQDAPIVQPAVPGASASFNNATVVTALVQTAINTLQGLGIPIPNIDLNLSSALNTGNITNSDISDAAVVNVTLGVGISVDLPFPLPDINAPLTGAANVSVRSNLASPFPANGQQAGYVVSTNTSLADVSVLGSRVQIRTYLGETLQQTFGNGGNLLSAGLIGGATNKYRLAITPTLPWNRIDITFTAGATIGVGAAESYNVYYAFASASALPVNLKQFEARTREGKVDLFWQTADEKGNSHFEVQHSQDGLSFETVGSVKGAGNTSAAELRNYSFIHEAPKGITNYYRLRQFDVDGKYSLSQIRSAYIDPDLAVEVNVFPNPSSSELNVRILRRRDLNLKQANLQLIDGQGRIVLSRDVKLTQDRNEVSIDVSTLAGGQYFIRLNETGNVKVSPVKVLVGK, encoded by the coding sequence CGATTGTTCAGCCAGCAGTTCCGGGAGCAAGCGCATCTTTTAATAATGCGACAGTTGTTACAGCTCTTGTCCAAACAGCTATTAACACTCTACAAGGCCTTGGTATACCTATTCCTAATATTGACTTAAATCTTTCAAGTGCGCTCAACACAGGGAATATCACTAATTCAGATATAAGTGACGCCGCTGTTGTTAATGTGACATTAGGAGTAGGGATATCCGTAGATCTACCATTTCCATTACCAGATATAAACGCTCCCCTCACAGGGGCGGCAAATGTTTCGGTACGTTCAAATCTAGCTAGTCCTTTTCCGGCAAATGGGCAACAAGCCGGATACGTAGTTAGTACGAATACAAGCCTTGCTGATGTATCTGTATTAGGATCTCGCGTTCAGATTCGGACTTATTTGGGGGAAACTTTGCAGCAAACGTTTGGCAATGGAGGAAATTTATTATCCGCAGGTTTAATTGGTGGAGCAACTAATAAATACCGTTTGGCTATAACGCCAACTTTACCCTGGAATAGAATTGATATTACGTTTACGGCTGGAGCAACAATAGGCGTTGGTGCTGCTGAAAGTTACAATGTATACTACGCCTTTGCTTCAGCTTCGGCTCTTCCTGTTAACCTCAAGCAATTCGAGGCAAGAACTCGTGAAGGAAAAGTAGATTTGTTCTGGCAAACAGCAGACGAGAAGGGAAACAGTCACTTCGAAGTGCAGCACTCACAGGATGGCTTGTCGTTTGAGACTGTCGGTAGCGTAAAAGGAGCCGGAAACACGAGTGCTGCGGAATTGCGTAACTACAGCTTTATCCACGAAGCACCTAAAGGCATAACCAACTACTACCGCCTCAGACAATTCGATGTGGATGGTAAATATTCTCTAAGCCAAATACGCTCAGCTTATATCGATCCTGATCTGGCGGTTGAAGTCAACGTATTCCCCAATCCGTCATCTTCGGAACTTAATGTAAGAATTCTCCGTCGGCGCGATCTGAATTTGAAACAGGCTAATCTGCAATTAATAGACGGACAAGGCCGCATTGTACTGAGCCGCGATGTTAAACTGACGCAGGACCGCAACGAGGTTTCTATCGATGTGTCAACGCTTGCTGGCGGTCAATACTTTATTCGTCTGAACGAGACAGGCAACGTAAAAGTAAGCCCGGTTAAGGTTCTGGTCGGAAAGTAA
- a CDS encoding gliding motility-associated C-terminal domain-containing protein — translation MLFLFSDHQSLPPSKHINPTKKVAWSGKATLFLLFLTFSSWPAFARHIIGGSISMIADPSVQGRFTLNLYQYWDDQTTEAGSQDPNATLLIYSKNGNVLVETITLPLLAKTGVSYGNTACAQTLSLRTTQARYSATRTFDWRTYNDPQGYYIVWERCCRNNNVSNIANPVNVGMVFYLEFPPMNVNGNFRLNSTPSYIIPNGEYICINKPFTMPMQATDADGDELRYSLVTPMRGYTSDRQVNGQSLSYTSYPLVQWGTGYSLQQIIPGNPALTINQQTGQISVTANQQGLFLFTILCEEYRNGQRIGAVRLDFQLPVVDCPLTNPPPAVVSNKGQKVSQMQFCQGMKDTLHTESAADWNLQWQRDGINIPNETKPYLVTSEAGVYTVRKSAARTCGRDTVSEKVTVTVLPSPDASITAAPSGTICAGNSVTLSTTLGNGYQYEWTKDGVAMANANTGSVSVKEQGVYAVSVNSQASSCKGTASQRVEVKPLPTVTLTPNSLSVCAGETATLEAKGTGGVSYIWYFNGNILTAKDANLNTTQAGIYQVRVTDAVGCTNLSTVAIVSQTAAPTIRWDSINPICLEAPAFALAAAPGGGIYTGMGIDGAQFDPKKAGVGIHTVTYKTAAVGNCSASITKRVEVLAPPQLQAKTHYRILQGSGRSVTLEASATPTPVTYTWSPPTGLDNPNQQNPKALPTETTTYQVVATTPEGCQASALVTVELSSMLFIPDAFSPNADGVNDTWMIENMTANPTYEVLIYNRWGSLVYLSQGYQTPWDGTYEGQPAPAGGYPYLIRDSDKNVVYRGQVFLVR, via the coding sequence ATGCTATTTCTTTTCTCCGACCATCAATCGCTTCCGCCTTCTAAGCACATAAACCCGACCAAAAAAGTGGCCTGGTCGGGTAAAGCAACTTTATTTCTGCTTTTTCTTACCTTCTCTTCCTGGCCTGCTTTTGCCAGACACATCATTGGCGGGAGCATCAGCATGATCGCTGATCCCAGTGTGCAAGGCCGCTTTACCCTCAACCTTTACCAGTATTGGGATGATCAAACTACGGAGGCAGGCTCCCAGGACCCCAACGCTACCCTCCTGATTTATAGCAAAAATGGAAATGTCTTAGTTGAGACGATCACCTTACCCTTGCTGGCAAAAACGGGAGTTAGTTATGGCAATACGGCCTGCGCGCAGACTCTCTCCCTGCGTACCACGCAAGCCCGCTACTCGGCAACCCGCACCTTCGACTGGCGTACCTACAACGATCCACAGGGCTACTACATCGTTTGGGAACGCTGCTGTCGGAATAATAATGTCTCCAACATTGCCAATCCGGTTAACGTAGGCATGGTTTTTTACCTGGAATTTCCGCCGATGAACGTAAACGGCAATTTCCGTCTTAATTCCACGCCGTCCTACATCATCCCCAACGGCGAATACATTTGCATCAACAAGCCCTTTACCATGCCCATGCAGGCTACCGATGCCGATGGGGATGAGCTCCGGTACTCGCTGGTTACGCCCATGCGCGGTTATACTAGTGATCGGCAGGTAAATGGCCAGTCGCTTTCCTACACGTCTTATCCACTGGTTCAGTGGGGTACGGGTTATTCCCTGCAACAGATTATTCCCGGCAATCCCGCACTCACGATCAATCAGCAGACGGGTCAAATAAGCGTCACGGCCAATCAGCAGGGCTTATTTTTGTTTACCATTTTGTGCGAAGAATACCGGAATGGCCAACGCATTGGTGCCGTTCGCCTGGATTTCCAATTACCCGTAGTGGATTGCCCATTAACGAACCCACCGCCCGCCGTTGTTTCCAACAAAGGTCAGAAAGTGAGTCAGATGCAATTTTGCCAGGGCATGAAGGATACGTTGCATACCGAAAGTGCCGCCGACTGGAATTTGCAGTGGCAACGGGATGGCATCAATATTCCCAATGAAACCAAACCTTATCTGGTCACTTCTGAAGCCGGAGTCTATACGGTTCGGAAAAGTGCCGCCCGCACCTGCGGACGCGATACGGTCTCCGAAAAGGTCACGGTTACGGTATTGCCCAGTCCCGACGCAAGCATCACCGCGGCTCCGTCCGGCACCATTTGCGCTGGCAACAGTGTCACGCTTTCGACAACGCTGGGAAATGGCTACCAATACGAATGGACCAAAGACGGGGTTGCGATGGCCAATGCCAATACGGGCTCTGTATCGGTTAAAGAGCAGGGCGTTTATGCCGTGAGTGTTAATTCTCAGGCCAGTAGCTGTAAAGGCACCGCCTCCCAGCGCGTTGAGGTGAAGCCTTTACCAACTGTCACCTTAACGCCCAATTCGCTGTCGGTCTGCGCTGGCGAAACGGCTACTCTTGAAGCCAAAGGGACCGGTGGCGTTTCCTATATTTGGTATTTTAATGGAAATATCCTCACGGCCAAAGACGCCAACTTGAACACGACGCAGGCGGGGATTTACCAGGTTCGGGTGACCGATGCCGTTGGCTGCACCAACCTGTCTACCGTGGCGATTGTGAGCCAAACGGCGGCTCCGACCATTCGGTGGGATTCGATCAATCCGATCTGTCTGGAGGCGCCTGCCTTTGCTCTGGCAGCAGCACCGGGAGGTGGCATCTACACGGGTATGGGCATCGATGGTGCTCAATTTGACCCCAAGAAAGCTGGTGTTGGGATTCATACGGTTACGTACAAAACGGCAGCGGTGGGCAACTGCTCCGCTAGTATCACTAAACGAGTCGAAGTACTGGCTCCTCCCCAGTTGCAGGCCAAGACGCACTACCGCATTTTGCAAGGCAGTGGACGAAGCGTTACTTTAGAAGCTTCAGCTACCCCTACGCCGGTTACTTATACGTGGTCGCCGCCAACTGGTCTGGACAATCCAAATCAGCAGAATCCGAAAGCGTTACCGACCGAAACGACTACCTATCAAGTAGTTGCTACAACGCCCGAGGGGTGCCAGGCTTCGGCGCTGGTCACTGTTGAGCTGAGCAGTATGTTGTTTATTCCCGATGCTTTCAGCCCTAATGCGGATGGCGTCAATGACACGTGGATGATTGAAAACATGACGGCTAATCCAACGTATGAGGTCCTGATTTACAACCGCTGGGGTTCACTTGTCTATCTATCGCAAGGGTACCAAACGCCCTGGGATGGCACCTACGAAGGCCAGCCAGCGCCCGCAGGTGGTTACCCGTACCTGATTCGGGATAGCGACAAAAATGTCGTTTACCGGGGGCAAGTTTTCCTCGTTCGCTAA
- a CDS encoding purine-nucleoside phosphorylase — MLKQIQEVAQFIRAFNTPLPTVGIILGTGLGALVNEVTIEVEIPYETIPHFPVSTVESHSGRLILGTLAGKSVLIMQGRFHYYEGYSMQQVTFPVRVMKWLGIQTLLVSNAAGGLNPAFSVSDLMIINDHISLLLPENPLRGQLPAEFGDRFPDMSDPYSPDLIEKALTIADELALPLQQGVYVSVTGPQLETRSEYRLLRQWGADAVGMSTVPEVITAHQMGMQVFGCSVITDLCIPETLEKASLPKILAAAAVAEPKLTALIKRLVGRL; from the coding sequence ATGCTCAAACAAATACAGGAAGTCGCTCAATTTATTCGGGCTTTTAATACGCCATTGCCCACCGTCGGTATTATTCTCGGCACGGGTTTAGGCGCTTTGGTCAATGAGGTTACTATTGAGGTTGAAATTCCCTACGAAACCATTCCGCATTTTCCGGTATCAACGGTTGAATCGCATTCCGGTCGTTTGATTTTGGGAACGCTTGCCGGTAAATCTGTCCTCATTATGCAGGGGCGTTTTCATTATTACGAAGGTTATTCCATGCAGCAGGTTACGTTTCCGGTTCGGGTTATGAAGTGGCTGGGTATTCAGACGCTGCTCGTATCGAATGCCGCCGGGGGGTTGAATCCGGCTTTTTCCGTTAGCGACCTGATGATTATCAACGATCACATTAGTTTGCTGCTGCCAGAAAACCCGCTGCGAGGCCAGCTTCCCGCCGAATTTGGCGACCGTTTCCCCGACATGAGCGATCCATACAGCCCCGACCTCATCGAAAAAGCGCTCACCATTGCCGACGAACTTGCGTTACCGCTTCAGCAAGGTGTTTACGTTAGTGTTACCGGCCCGCAGTTGGAAACCCGGTCAGAATACCGACTCCTTCGCCAGTGGGGAGCCGATGCGGTGGGAATGTCTACCGTCCCGGAAGTAATCACTGCGCACCAGATGGGCATGCAGGTATTTGGCTGTTCCGTCATTACGGACCTATGTATTCCTGAAACGCTGGAAAAAGCAAGCTTGCCCAAAATTCTGGCCGCTGCCGCTGTGGCCGAACCAAAGCTAACTGCGCTGATAAAAAGGCTAGTGGGCCGGTTGTGA
- a CDS encoding BaiN/RdsA family NAD(P)/FAD-dependent oxidoreductase: MSGLKIVVIGGGAAGFFGAIAAAETFPNATVTILEKNNSVLNKVRISGGGRCNVTHACFDHRKLVKNYPRGESFLRPLLKRFDASATVAWFEKRGVPLKTEADGRMFPVTDSSETIINCLLRETERLGISIRTRCGVASLTPTENGWELVLFNDGSNTGSVLQADRLLLAVGGYPQTPSYRWIPGLDHAETLMAPVPSLFTFNTPGNPLLALAGVSVSDALVKIPTFKHEYRGPVLVTHWGFSGPAVLKLSAWAARELANCQYKFECRINWIPLLNETQIREQIQAFRQAHPKKQVASQALFSLPNRLWTALATEAGIDEGVRWGEFPAKVQNRLINLLTNSSFQVSGKSTFKEEFVTCGGVALSAIHPETLESRQHKGLFFAGEVLDVDGITGGFNFQNAWTTGYVAGQQIGL, translated from the coding sequence ATGTCAGGTCTGAAAATAGTTGTCATTGGTGGTGGAGCAGCCGGTTTTTTCGGTGCCATTGCCGCCGCCGAAACATTCCCGAACGCCACGGTAACCATTCTTGAAAAAAACAATTCGGTACTAAACAAAGTCCGTATTTCGGGAGGTGGCCGTTGCAATGTAACCCACGCGTGCTTCGATCACCGAAAATTGGTTAAAAACTACCCACGCGGCGAGTCTTTTCTACGGCCCCTGCTCAAACGCTTCGACGCCTCAGCCACCGTCGCGTGGTTTGAAAAACGCGGCGTGCCTCTAAAAACCGAAGCCGACGGACGGATGTTTCCGGTCACGGATTCTTCCGAAACCATCATTAACTGCCTGTTGCGCGAAACCGAACGGCTGGGCATTTCCATTCGTACGCGCTGCGGGGTTGCGTCCCTCACTCCCACTGAAAACGGCTGGGAGCTCGTCTTGTTTAATGATGGTTCCAACACGGGTTCGGTTTTGCAGGCCGACCGGTTACTACTGGCCGTGGGCGGCTACCCACAAACGCCCTCTTACCGCTGGATTCCTGGCCTTGATCACGCAGAAACGCTGATGGCTCCGGTTCCTTCCCTGTTTACGTTTAATACGCCGGGCAATCCGCTGCTGGCGCTGGCGGGGGTTTCCGTCTCAGATGCGCTGGTGAAGATTCCGACCTTCAAACACGAATACCGGGGGCCTGTCCTGGTGACGCACTGGGGCTTTAGCGGGCCTGCCGTTTTGAAGCTGTCGGCCTGGGCCGCCCGTGAGCTGGCCAACTGTCAGTATAAGTTTGAGTGCCGCATCAACTGGATTCCTTTGCTGAATGAAACCCAAATTCGCGAGCAGATTCAGGCGTTTCGGCAGGCGCACCCCAAAAAACAAGTCGCCTCACAAGCCCTTTTTAGCCTGCCCAACCGGCTCTGGACGGCTCTGGCTACCGAAGCAGGCATTGACGAAGGTGTCCGGTGGGGCGAGTTTCCGGCCAAAGTGCAGAACCGTTTGATTAATCTATTAACCAATAGCTCATTTCAGGTATCTGGCAAAAGCACCTTTAAAGAAGAGTTTGTAACTTGTGGGGGGGTCGCTCTTTCCGCCATTCACCCCGAAACGCTAGAAAGTCGGCAGCACAAAGGGCTTTTTTTCGCGGGCGAAGTGCTGGACGTGGATGGCATTACGGGCGGTTTCAACTTTCAGAATGCCTGGACAACGGGTTATGTCGCGGGTCAGCAAATTGGGCTGTAA
- a CDS encoding DNA/RNA non-specific endonuclease, whose amino-acid sequence MFFNSFFRSNRKYSRRGSFRNGYSRNGLRLRGNTIILLLIFFMIGLFLHYGGKTKPVVAFWNDLKGLVGIRTSPADRTADNPYKAPEPDEDVATADNSESTAGEASANKRAKGKKRTKTPPGPRFAFEKEVDFILPAFKSSDEIIRHEGYTLRFQEAYKQADWVAYPLLENELFGDADRKNEQFRPDPLVAGGTALPSDYTRSGYDRGHLAPAGDFKFSQRLMRESFFMSNISPQVPEFNRGIWQQLEDQVRTWAVRDKGLYVVTGPVLKRGLPTIGTKNQVAVPGHFYKVILYCNNPDIRMIALLLPNKGSESSLKQFVVTVDEVERMTGIDFFPKIPDDLEKKLESARPREVVSQWFSL is encoded by the coding sequence ATGTTCTTCAATTCTTTTTTTCGATCAAATCGCAAATATTCACGCCGGGGATCATTCCGGAATGGTTATTCCCGGAATGGGTTACGGCTCCGGGGCAATACGATTATATTGCTGCTGATTTTCTTTATGATTGGTCTTTTTCTGCATTACGGCGGAAAAACCAAACCCGTCGTGGCTTTCTGGAACGACCTGAAAGGGCTGGTTGGCATTCGAACGTCGCCAGCCGATCGGACCGCAGATAACCCCTACAAGGCACCGGAGCCCGATGAAGACGTTGCTACTGCCGACAACTCGGAATCCACGGCTGGCGAGGCTTCGGCCAATAAACGCGCCAAAGGAAAGAAAAGAACAAAGACGCCGCCCGGCCCGCGGTTTGCCTTTGAGAAAGAGGTTGATTTCATTCTTCCCGCCTTTAAGTCATCCGATGAGATTATTCGGCACGAAGGCTACACGCTACGCTTTCAGGAAGCGTATAAACAGGCCGATTGGGTAGCCTATCCTTTGTTGGAAAACGAGCTTTTTGGCGATGCTGATCGGAAAAACGAGCAATTTCGGCCCGATCCGCTCGTGGCAGGCGGCACCGCTTTGCCGTCTGATTACACGCGTTCGGGGTACGACCGGGGTCACCTGGCCCCCGCAGGCGACTTCAAATTTTCGCAGCGGCTGATGAGAGAGTCTTTTTTTATGAGCAACATCAGCCCGCAGGTTCCAGAATTCAACCGGGGCATCTGGCAACAACTGGAAGACCAGGTTCGGACTTGGGCGGTGCGTGATAAAGGGCTTTACGTCGTGACGGGACCCGTCTTGAAGCGCGGTTTACCGACCATTGGTACGAAAAACCAGGTGGCGGTGCCGGGTCATTTTTATAAGGTAATTCTTTACTGCAACAATCCAGATATCCGTATGATCGCGCTTCTTTTGCCCAACAAAGGTTCGGAAAGTTCATTGAAGCAATTTGTGGTCACCGTCGATGAGGTGGAGCGCATGACCGGCATTGATTTCTTCCCCAAAATTCCCGACGATCTGGAAAAAAAGCTGGAAAGTGCCCGGCCAAGGGAGGTTGTCAGCCAGTGGTTTAGTCTGTAA